ccaTGAGGAAATTCGGATGCTCGAGAAGAGGCTGGAAAGAGTAACAGGAGATCTGGAGACAGCCAACAAAAAACTTTGGGAAAAGAGCGACTTGCaggaatacgtcgaaagtgctgataatgagatccgaaaactctgggctgaactggacagtgtcaaggctgaaaacaagagagtgaagtctgaaaacgttttgcaaaaggctactttagaaagtgaacttaatGCTGCAGTCGAGGAGGTCTACAGAATAGGAACTAAATTGGATACTGTCCTGGATGAGAACAGCAAGTTGAAGactgaactattaattaagaaagaagtggtgtgcgatctggaaatggctgaggaggaactctggaaagaaattgctggtgttaaagcagagaatagacgactgaagagagaccTCTCAGAGGAGAGAACCATAAAAAATATGTTGGTGAAGGCCAACGAGAAGAATAAGAAAttggaagaagaaattaggaatctaacttcagtggcagacgaatttgcaatttataaggagaaGTATCAACATATGATGGAAAGAAACATGAACCTAGAGAGGGAATTAAACCATAAGAATTACGCTATTACCCAACTTGTAGACAGTCTCTCTCAAATACACcccgagttgaaggaattatatcatatggaaatttctggtgagcagactgaggatttaatatgggatagccagttgaatagattcgcccttcaagagacgagaaggcagggctggaaaaaaaactaaagaggaattatatcccaacgcaaaatatgaaaaaactgGGGTTTCTatcctcaccaaaaaaaaaaaaaaagtggtgattgtaatatcggcaccaaaaaaaaaaaaaaataaaatggtgattataatatcgccaccaataaaaaaacaaaaaaaaaggtgattataatatcgtcaccaacaaacaaaaaaacaaaaaaatggggagtatagtatccccaccaaaaaaagaaaaaaaaaatggtgattataatatcgccaccaaaaaaaaatatttataggaaaaagggaataaaatttttctttaattttatttggaaaggattttttttcctgtttagtGTTGTTTgaaaaggaataatctttttgttaagttttgtacttcacccattctggacaggttcaggacatcagtttcactggaaaggacacctgaaaatatttggcttgaaggacgcttggatggactgcccccagcttaaaggatgcaaggcttaactatccagcttgaacgatgcttggaataacctggaggaaaacaggatctgcagagggaaggaacctggctgattctagtacGCTGTGTACCTTGATGGACAAGAACAAGATGTTTGTCAAgcgtacaaatggtcggatatctagatctattcctttggataccaaccttcgggtggttctgggggaataatctagaagactggctatgcagagggatgaagctgggattcttctagtatgcagacaagttcttggaggttgaaccaagacatctttggctgggaagagaagctgcatcttttggaggtaggcattcatggttaggtgggcagcatcagtccaaatttttaggaactcacagctgtggagcatcaaatagcaggagcagaagatagtaacagctagcaaaagttagcagcagtagcagaaccagcagcaatggaAAAGCAACAGTTAGCAGTAGCTTGCAGCAGccgcagctgaagttagcagcagtatgcagcagacgttagcagaagcagctagcagcagctaggagcaacagcaagcagcatgtgctagcagcagcagcttgcagcagcaacagttgcagtagcgagcggctgcagcaggagcaagcagcagctgcagtaggctgcagcagcagctagcaaaagcagcagcagctaccaaaggtagcagctgaagcagcagtctgcagaagcagcagagagctgcagcagcagcagccgcaagcaagagcagcagtagcagcatcaagcagcagcactagcaacgCCAGCTAGCAGTAGCAAGTAGCAGCAGCTAGTAGCAGAAAGCAACAGCATgcagcagctagcagcagctagtagcAGAAAGCAACAGCATgcagcagctagcagcagcagtaattagcagctacaattgatagtagctaacagcatcagttatgagcGAAAAGTCTACAAACAGCTGGGGGTCGTGAGAAACAGCAGGAACAGAagcagcaaaaacaaaaaaaataaataaaatactaaaaggattaaaagaaaactaaaaaaaaaatgcagcagccagaggaggaagagaagcaggaggagaagcagctgaaaaaaaaacctaaaaaaagaatataaaaaccccaaaaaaagaaaaaaaaaggagcagcaactagaggaggaagagaaacaggaggggaagcagcaaaaaaaaacctaaaaagatATAACCccccaataaaaaagaaaaaagggagcagcagcaggaggaggaagagaagctggaggagaagcagcaaaaaaaaaaaaaaaaaaaaaaggagcagcagcagcaggaggaagagaagcaggaggagaagcagcaaaaaaaaaaaaaaaaaaaaggagcagcagcagcaggaggaagagaagcaggagaaaaaaaaaaggagcagcagcagcaggaggggaaaaaaaaaaaaaagggagcagcagcagcagcagcaggaaaagaagcaggaggagaagcagcaaaaaaaaaaaagaaatatatataaaaaaaagaaaaaaaaaggggagcagcagcaagaggaggaagagaaacaggagcaacagcagcaaaaaaaaaaaaaaaaaaaaaaaaaaaaagaaaaaaaaaaaaactaaaaaaagaatataaaaaccaaaaaaaaaacaaaaaaaaaaaaaaaacaaagggagcagcagcaagaggaggaagaaaaacaggagGAGAagcagccccccccccaaaaaaaaacctaaaaaaataaaaaaaataaaaaaaggagcagcagcaaaaggaggaagagaagcaggaggaaaagcagcaaaaaaaaacaaaaaccctaaaaaaaatgtaaaaaccaaaaaaaagagagaaaaaaaggagcagCATCAAGAGGGAGAGAagcaggagaagcagcaaaaaacaaagcaaaaaaaaaaaaaaaatatatatatatatatatatatatatatatatacatatatatatatatatatatatatatatatatatatatatatatatatatatatatatatatatatatatatatacgaaaaagggagcggcagcaagaggaggaagagaagcaggagaagcagcaaaataaaacaaaaaaaactttaaaaaaatatataaaaagaaggagcagcagcaagaggaggaagaaaagcaggaggagaagcagcaaataaaaaaaaaaactaaaaaaatataaaaaccataaaaaaaagaaaaaagaaagaaaggagcagcagcaagacgaggaagaaaagcaggaggagaagcagcaaaaaaaagaaaaaaaaaatataaaaaccataaaaaaagaaaaaagaaagaaaggagcagcagcaagaggaggaagagaaacaggaggaggagcggcaaaaaaaaaaaaaaacctaaaaaaagtataaaaaataaaataaaaaaaggagcagcagcaagaggaggaagagaaacaggaggaggaacagcaaaaaaaaaaaaaaaaaaaaaaaaaaaaaaaaaaaaaaaaaaaaaaaaaaaaaatataaaaaccaaaaaaaaagaagaaaaaaaaaaggagcagcagcaagaggaggaagagaaactggatgaggagcagcaaaaaaaaacaaaaaaacctaagaataaatacaaaaaaaaaagagagcagcagcaagaggacgAAGAGGATCAGGGGGTGGAGCagcaaaagaaaaacgaaaaaacctaataaaaagtataaaaaaggagccgcagcaagaggaggaagagaagcagcaaaaatataaaaagaaatcctgaaaaaaaaagagaaaggatcaggaggaagtagaagaagagAAGTAcgaagagaagcagcaaaaaataaaaaaattccttaaagaaatataaaccccccccccccaaaaaaaggaacagcagcaagaggaggaggagaacaaggaactttgttttcacgaggaaatatcctttgatgtaaaggtacaagcctacattataggataaagtactgtcttagttggaaggatcaagtagttggattatggaagatggacataaaaaggaactttgatttgaggaggaaatatcctttgatgtagtggtacaagcctacattataggataaagtactgacccggttggaatgatcaagtagttggactatggaagatggaaagaaaagggaactttgttttgaggaggaaatatcctttgatgtagaggtaaaagcctacattataggataaagtactgtctcagttggaaggatcaagtagttggactatggaagattgagagaaaaaggaactttgttttgaggaggaaatatcctttaatgt
The window above is part of the Palaemon carinicauda isolate YSFRI2023 chromosome 11, ASM3689809v2, whole genome shotgun sequence genome. Proteins encoded here:
- the LOC137649184 gene encoding flagellar attachment zone protein 1-like; protein product: MAWCWGGEDSHREAEKFLDLIEREEMERLQPAVYGGANHVAGETRERTQLEEVSQKDLSEKLDGEDEGIQLFDDFLAKIHQETETGIDLKNLCEEVHGDEAEEVELSNDIANLALIDDLERANKNIESLMVSLEKAEVRNDKIRDELLAKVAVEKELENAHEEIRMLEKRLERVTGDLETANKKLWEKSDLQEYVESADNEIRKLWAELDSVKAENKRVKSENVLQKATLESELNAAVEEVYRIGTKLDTVLDENSKLKTELLIKKEVVCDLEMAEEELWKEIAGVKAENRRLKRDLSEERTIKNMLVKANEKNKKLEEEIRNLTSVADEFAIYKEKYQHMMERNMNLERELNHKNYAITQLVDSLSQIHPELKELYHMEISETAPRLAYQQRKSLDNNKRTDETQNHYLCKWTSIDYEQRYNSDQHYGIFNQFGIY